In Trifolium pratense cultivar HEN17-A07 linkage group LG7, ARS_RC_1.1, whole genome shotgun sequence, a genomic segment contains:
- the LOC123897942 gene encoding 9-cis-epoxycarotenoid dioxygenase NCED1, chloroplastic has product MATSSASWINTKFSSSSSKYSSPFKDLSSNSNSIILKKKISTSKNRISCSLQTTLPFPKKYQPTQPKPIKETKPNTNTKPLPKQNQQQKWNLLQKAAATALDFVETTLIKQEQKHPLPKTSDPRVQIAGNFAPVPEHPVTQSLPITGKLPKHIDGVYLRNGANPLYEPVAGHHFFDGDGMVHAVKFTNGSVSYSCRFTETHRLAQEKALGKPVFPKAIGELHGHSGIARLMLYYARSVCGLVDGTHGMGVANAGLVYFNNRLLAMSEDDIPYHIRVTPNGDLTTVCRYDFNNQLKSTMIAHPKLDPVDNNLYALSYDVVQKPYLKYFRFDSNGVKSPDVEIPLAEPTMMHDFAITENFVVVPDQQVVFKLGEMIRGGSPVVYDKEKVSRFGVLSKNAVDASEMIWIDAPECFCFHLWNAWEEPESDEVVVIGSCMTPADSIFNECDESLESVLSEIRLNLKTGKSTRKAIIKESEQVNLEAGMVNKNKLGRKTQFAYLALAEPWPKVSGFAKVDLFSGEVKKYIYGENRFGGEPLFLPNSDSQNEDDGYILTFVHDEKEWKSELQIVNAVNLKLEASIHLPSRVPYGFHGTFIHSNDLKKQE; this is encoded by the coding sequence ATGGCTACATCAAGTGCTTCATGGATTAACACaaaattttcatcttcttcatcaaaatATTCTTCTCCTTTCAAAGATTTGAGCTCAAATTCGAATTCAATTATCTTAAAGAAGAAAATATCAACTTCCAAAAACAGAATCTCTTGTTCACTCCAAACAACACTTCCTTTCCCTAAAAAATACCAACCTACTCAACCCAAGCccataaaagaaacaaaaccaaACACCAATACTAAACCATTACCTAAAcaaaaccaacaacaaaaatGGAACCTACTACAAAAAGCCGCCGCAACAGCCCTCGACTTCGTCGAAACAACGTTAAtcaaacaagaacaaaaacacCCACTACCAAAAACCTCAGACCCACGTGTCCAAATAGCCGGTAACTTTGCTCCAGTACCTGAACACCCGGTAACACAATCACTTCCAATTACCGGTAAATTACCAAAACACATTGACGGCGTTTACCTTCGTAACGGCGCAAATCCACTTTACGAGCCAGTAGCCGGTCATCATTTCTTTGACGGTGATGGTATGGTCCACGCCGTTAAATTCACTAACGGCTCCGTTAGTTATTCTTGCCGCTTCACTGAAACCCACCGTTTAGCCCAAGAAAAAGCCCTTGGCAAGCCCGTTTTCCCAAAAGCCATTGGTGAACTTCACGGTCATTCGGGTATAGCCCGGCTGATGCTATATTACGCACGAAGTGTATGTGGGCTTGTTGATGGGACCCACGGAATGGGTGTTGCTAACGCCGGTTTAGTTTATTTCAATAACCGTTTATTAGCTATGTCTGAAGATGATATCCCTTATCATATTCGTGTAACACCTAACGGCGATTTAACGACCGTTTGCCGTTACGATTTTAATAACCAACTGAAATCAACAATGATAGCACATCCAAAACTTGATCCAGTTGATAACAACCTTTATGCTTTAAGCTACGACGTCGTTCAGAAGCCTTATTTGAAATATTTCCGTTTTGATTCTAACGGTGTTAAATCACCTGATGTTGAAATTCCCTTAGCTGAACCAACTATGATGCATGATTTTGCTATAACTGAGAATTTCGTAGTTGTACCTGATCAACAAGTTGTGTTTAAACTCGGGGAAATGATTCGCGGTGGATCGCCGGTTGTTTACGATAAGGAGAAGGTTTCGAGGTTCGGTGTTTTGTCGAAGAATGCAGTAGATGCTTCTGAGATGATATGGATTGATGCACCTgagtgtttttgttttcatctttggAATGCTTGGGAAGAGCCTGAAAGTGATGAAGTTGTTGTGATTGGATCATGTATGACACCGGCTGATTCGATTTTTAATGAATGTGATGAGAGTTTAGAGAGTGTTTTATCTGAGATTAGATTGAATTTGAAGACTGGAAAATCGACGAGGAAAGCGATAATTAAAGAATCTGAACAAGTGAATTTAGAAGCTGGAATGGTGAACAAGAACAAATTGGGTAGAAAGACACAATTTGCTTATCTTGCTCTTGCTGAACCATGGCCTAAAGTTTCCGGTTTCGCCAAAGTCGATCTTTTCAGTGGTGAAGTcaagaaatatatttatggtGAAAATAGATTTGGTGGTGAGCCTCTGTTTTTACCAAATTCAGATTctcaaaatgaagatgatggATATATTTTGACATTTGTTCATGATGAAAAAGAATGGAAATCAGAATTGCAGATTGTGAATGCGGTGAATTTGAAGCTTGAAGCTTCAATTCACCTTCCATCTCGTGTTCCTTATGGGTTTCATGGAACATTCATACATTCAAATGATTTGAAGAAACAAGAGTGA